Below is a window of SAR202 cluster bacterium DNA.
GGTGTGGTTCCTGATGCCCTTCTATCTGCAGAAGGTGCTAGGGTACAACCCGGGGGCGACGGGGCTGATTATGGTGGCCAGCGCAGCGTCCATGGCGGTTATGGGCCCTATAGCGGGGAGGTTGTCAGACCGCTACGGGCACAAGATATTCAACGTGAGCGGGGCCCTGATGATATCAGCGGGGCTGTTTATGGTAACTCGATTGACGGAGGCGTCCAGCCTTGGGCTGGTGGTGCCGGCGCTGGTGATGCATGGCCTGGGGAACGGGATGTTCCAGGCGTCCAACCATAGCTCGATGCTGGGCGCAGTGGAGCCGAAGAGGTACGGAGTAGCATCAGCGTTTGTGAATTTGAATAGGAACACGGCGTCGGTGACGGGAATAGCTATCGCGACGACGATAGTGGTGGTAACCATGGGGAATATGGGGTATGAGCCGAGCCTGGACGCGGTGTCGGAGGGCGGCGGGGTGGGAGTGGCCCACGCTTTCACGGTGGGGCTACAACGAGCGTATATGATGGCTGGTGTGGTGATGCTGGTAGGGATGGTGCTGACGCTGTTCAAAGGGAAGCAGGAGGAGCCTACCGGGAAGGCCGCGGTGGCGCCAGTGGCGGGGGAGAAGACGGCGGAAGCCCACGGGACGTCGGACTGAGCGGAGTTACCGTTTGTCTAGAGTGGCTGCGAGTAGACCCTACCACCCTTCCCCGACCCCCTCATTCTAACCTTCCCTCCCGATTGGCATCGGGATCTCGGATTGATATGACTAAAGGAGTTCGACCTCAAGGTGGGAAGGAACCAGAGGGGGAAGTCTCTGAGATCGCTTGTGCCTGACAGACGGCGCGTACTTCCAGGGTTTACCCCTCATCTCGCCACGGCGAGTCTTCGACCTGCGCCTTCTCCCGGAAGGGGAGAAGGAATTTCCTTGGAAATAGAATTAAACGTAGCTCGCCTGCCGAGCTGCTTGGTGCTAGGCTAAGCCGCGCCGATGCCCAGTTCGCCCATTAGCCAGAAGTCCGATTATAAGTGGCTTGTTTTCGCGACGGTGGCTATGGGTTCGCTTTTGCCGTCGCTGGACTTTGGGAGCGTCAACATCGCCCTGCCTACCATTGGGGACGAGTTCGGAAAGTCGATTACCACGGTTCAGTGGGTGACCCTGGGGTACGTAGTGGTCCTATCGACTATGCTGCTGCCGATGGGGAGGCTGTCGGACGTTTACGGGCGGAAGAAGGTTTACATTCTGGGGTTTGCGGTCTTTGCCTCCACGTCCACGCTGGCGGGGTTTTCACCAAGCCTGTGGGGAATTATTGGGCTGAAGGCGGCGTCCGGGGTGGGAACGGCGATGGTGATGGCCAACGGAATAGCGATTCTAACCACTACCTTTCCGGCTAGCGAACGGGGTAAAGCCGTGGGAAGCCACATGGTGATTTTGGCTGTGGGCACGGCTATGGGGCCGGTGATAGGGGGCGCGCTGGTGGAGGCGTTTGGATGGCGGTCCGTATTCTTTGTTAACTTGCCTATCGCCGTGGCTGGTATCGCAGCAGCCTTGGCGCTGCTGGACACAGACCGGCTGTCGATGCAGGGAGGAGCGGAGCATCGGGGGAGGCTCGATGGGCTGGGGGCGGCGCTGTCGGGCGGGGCGGTGCTGTCGATATTGCTGGGGCTGGGCAATGGACCTAGGGCGGGGTGGGCGTCGTCGGAAATTGTGGCGGCGCTGGCGATAGGGACGGGACTGACGGGGGCTTTTGTGTGGTGGGAGAGGAGGACGGCGTCGCCGATGCTGGACCTGAGCATTTTTCAGAGCAGGATATTTTCGGTAGGGCCCCTGACGTCTTTTGTCTGTTATGTAGGAGCGGCGTCGGTGTGGTTTTTGATGCCGTTTTACCTGCAAGGCGCGCTGGGATATTCGCCAGGGCAGGCCGGGCTGATAATGATTGCCAACGTGGGCTGCACTGCAGTGACAGGGGCAATGGGAGGATGGCTTTCCGACCGGTACGGGCAGAGGCGCTTTATAACAGCGGGGGCTGCTATCTCCGGAGCGGGGCTGTTTATGATGTCTAGATTTTCAGTGGATTCGGGGTTGGGGCTGATAGTCTCCGCGCTGGCGCTGCAGGGATGCGGGATGGGTATGTTTGTGTCCAGCAACCAGAGCGCTGTTCTGGGAGCGACGGCGGCTTCTAAGCTGGGTGTTGCGTCCGCATACATTAACCTGACGCGCAATTTGGCGCAGAATACAGGAGTGGCGCTGGCTACAGCGGTTGTAGCGGGCACGATGGCGTCTATGGGGTTTGAGGCGAAACTGGAGCCGGGGAGCGGCGCACAGGGAGCTGCCGGCGCTTTTACGGAAGGCTTAACGCGGGTCTATCTTGTGTCGGCGTGCATTTTCGCCGCAGCGGTGGCACTGACTGTGATGGTCTGGAGGCAGGAGCGAGGAACGAGGGAGGGGGACGTGGCGAAACAGCAGATGTCGGAGAGCGGGAGCAATCCGGCTAGCGGGGCGGCAGGATAGTTAAGAAATGAAGGGCGCGCTCGGCAGCGGCGGCGACAAGGTCGTGGGCGCGGCGGATACTCTCCCGTATGGGCATAGGGCGGTCGGCGATACAGGCGATGGCATCGATGCCGTGTTTGTACACCTCCTGGTAACCTTCACCGAGGCTGGCGGCCAGGGCGATGACGGGGACGCCTTTGGCCTTGGCGCGGCGGGCGACGCCTATGGGGGCCTTGTTGAAGACGGTAGAGGCGTCAATGCGGCCTTCGCCGGTGATGACAAGGCTGGCGCCTTCCAGCTTCCTGTCGAGGTCTAGGGCGTCGCAGACGATATCGATGCCGGAGCGAAGCTCGGCGCCGGTAAAGGCCATGAGGCCTGCGCCGAGGCCACCGGCGGCGCCGGCGCCCGGGCGGTGGGCGAGGTCTTTACCGAGGGACTTTTTGATGACATCAGCGTAGCGCTGGAGGGCCTTGTCCAGGGCTTCCACCATAGGGGCTGTGGCGCCCTTCTGGGGGCCGTAAACGGCGGAGGCGCCCTGGGGGCCGCAGAGGGGATTGGTGACATCCGTAGCGACGGTGATGCGAGCCTGTCCCAGAACTGGATGAAGATTCGACACGTCGATGGAGTCCAAGGTAGCGAGAGGGAGGCCGCCGGGAGGCAGCTCATAGCCCTGCTTGTCGAGGAACCGGACGCCGAGGGCGGAGGCCATGCCGGCGCCGCCGTCGTTGGTGGCGGAGCCGCCGATGCCGATGATGAAGCATCGATAGCCCTTATCCAGGGCTTCTTTGATTAGCTCGCCGGTGCCGAGGGTTGTGGTGTGCCGTGGGTCGCGGCGGCCCTGGGGAACAAGGACGAGACCGGAGGCCTGAGCCATTTCAATGACGGCAGTCTTACCGTCGCCCATGACGCCCCAGTGGGCTTCGACAGGCTCGGAGAGGGGGCCGGTGGCCTGGGAGGTGAAGGTGCGGCCTCCAGAGGCGTGGATGAGGGCTTCCAGGGTGCCGTCGCCGCCATCAGCGATGGGGAGGAGGTGGCATTGGGCTTGGGGGAAGACCTGGAGGACGCCTTGTTGGATAGCCTGGGCGACCTGGGGGCCAGAGAGGCTGCCTTTGAAGGCCTGGGGAGCGATGAGGACTTTCATGGGGGAATTATACAGTGCGAATGATAGACGCATGTGCCGCGCTAAACTTGCTCTGGTACAATGCGGCCACAAGAAGGGGAGGCAGGCCATGGCGTCCAAAGAGCACTTGAAGCAGCGGGTTAGCGCGGCGATAGACCAGCACGGGGAGGAGATAGTCCGCATAGCAAAGACGATACTGGAGAAGCCGGAGACGGGGTTCAGGGAGGTGAGGACGTCTAAGCTGGTGTCGGACGCGTTCAAGAAGATGGGGATCAAGCATAGGAGCGACCTGGCGCTGACGGGGGTGAAGGGGGAGGTGAAGGGAGGGTCGGCGGGGCCGTCGGTGGCGGTGCTGGGGGAGCTGGACTCGCTGATTGTGTCTGACCATCCGCATGCCGACAGGGAAACCCATTATGCCCACGCCTGCGGGCACCATTGCCAGATTGGGATGATGCTGGGGGCGGCCTACGGGCTGATGGACCAGGATGTCCTGCCGAGCTTAGCCGGGAGGCTGGTGTTCATGGCGGTGCCGGCGGAGGAGTACATAGAGATTGAGTGGCGGGACGAGCTTCGTAGGGTGGGGAAGCTAGAGTTCCTGGGGGGCAAGCCGGAGATGATTGGGATGGGCGAATTTGACGATGTGGACATGGCGCTGATGTGCCACACCACCAGCACAACTAACGAGGGAAAACTGTGCATCAGCCATACTAACAACGGGACCATCGCCAAGCGGATCCAGTTCATCGGGCGAGTGGCGCATGCTGGCGGCGCGCCGCATCTGGGGATCAACGCTTTGAACGCGGCGTCGCTGGCGCTGATGGCGATACACACAAATCGAGAGACGTTTAAGGATGACGATACGATTCGAGTACACCCAATCATTACAAAAGGCGGTGAGGTGGTGAACGCGGTGCCAGCGGACGTAAGGATGGAGACCTTTGTCCGCGGGGCCAACTTGGAGGCGATACTGGACGCCAACAAGAAGGTAGACCGGGCGCTGCGGGCGGGGGCCATGGCCGTGGGGGCGCAGGTGAAGATTACGACGATTCCTGGCTACATGCCCTTGAGGCAGGACTCGTTAATGATGGATATGTTCAAGCACAACGCCGTGGGCCTGGTGGGAGAGAAAGAGATAGGGCATCGCCGGCATGGGACGGGGTCGACGGACATGGGGGATATTAGCCAGATTATGCCGGCGATACACCCCTACGTCGGAGGCGCCACGGGCCTAAGCCATGGCAGCGATTATGTGGTGCGGGACTACAACCTGGCGGTGGTGACGGCGGCGAAGTCGCTGGCGATGACGGTGGTGGATTTGCTGTCGGAGGGGGCGGAAGGAGCGCGACAGGTGATGTCTAAGCACAAGGTAGCAATGACGAAGGAGGAGTATTTGAAGGTGATGCGGGGCCTGTCCAAAGAGGAGCTTTTCAATCCCGAAAGGATGGAGGGCTAAGGCATGGCGCTGAACAAGGAGGAACTGAAGCGTAAGGCGTGCGAGGCCATTGAGCAGAGGAAGCCCGAGCTGCTGGCTGTAGCGAAGAGGATACTGGAGAACCCGGAGACGGGATTTCATGAATTCAAGACATCGAAGCTGGTGGCGGAAGAGTTCACAAAGCGGGGGATATCGCACAAGAGCGGTCTAGCGTTGACAGGAGTGAAGGGGTGGATAGAGGGGGGCGCCGGGCCGGGGCCCCGGGTGTCGATCATTGGCGAGCTGGACTCGCTGCTGGTGCCGGAGCACTCGACGTCGGACCCGACGACGGGGGCAGCGCACGCCTGCGGGCACCACTGCCAGATAGGGATGATGCTGGGGGCGCTGGCGGGTTTGCAGGCGCCGGAGGTGCTGTCCCAGCTATCAGGCCGGATTGTGCCCTTCGCGGTGCCGGCTGAGGAGTTTGTGCAGGTGGAAAAGCGGATGGCGCTGCGGGACGAAAAGAGGATTGAGTTCCTGAGCGGGAAGCAGGAGCTGATCAGGCTGGGGGAGTTCGACGACGTGGACATGGCGATTATGTGCCACACGGCCAGCGACCTGGGGAAGAAGAGCTTTGCCGTGGGCGGGACCAGCAATGCCCACGTGGTGAAATATATTCAGTTTCTGGGCAAGGGGGCGCATGCGGGAGGGTCGCCGCACGTGGGGATTAACGCTTTGAACGCGGCGGCGTGGTCGTTGATGGCGATACACGCGAATCGGGAGACATTTCCAGAGTCGGAGACGGTGCGGATACATGGGATTATAAATCGTGGGGGAGAGTCGGTGAGCGCGGTGCCGTCGGACATACGGCTGGAGTGGCGTGTGAGGTCGGGGTCACCGGAGGCGGTGGCGAAGAACAGCGAACGAGTGGACAGATGCTTCAAGGCTGGCGCGATGGCGGTGGGAGGCAGGGTCAAGATTACGAATATCCCGGGCTACATGCCGCTGAAGCACGATTCGACGCTGCAGAGGCTGTTCAAAGAGAACGCAGAGCGGGTGGTGGGACACGAAAGCGTGCTGCAGATGCCATCGACGCGGAACCGGGGCGGGTCTACGGATATGGGGGACCTGAGCCAGATAATGCCAGCATGCCATCCGTACACGGGCGGCGCGACGGGGGCGGGGCATAGCAAGGAGTACACGATTAAGGACTACGAGGCGGCCGTGATAAACCCGGCCAAGATTATGGCGATGGTCGCTATCGATTTGCTGTCGGAGGGGGCAGCAGGGGCGAAGGAGGCGCTGAGCGGGTGGCGGGCGTCGATGACGAAGGAGCAGTACCTGTCGTTTCAGAGGGAGAGGGCGAGGGAGGTGGAGTTTGACGGCGGGAGGGAGTAGAGAAGGGGTTATCAAGGTCCGTTTGCGAGTCTGGGTGTCGGTTGCTAAAATCCAGGCGTTGCGGCCCCAGAGTTAGGCCGCTTTCTTAGGAGGCGAAGGTTATGTGGACGTGCATACATTGCGGCACGAATAACGCGTCGGGTGGAAGCGAGCTGTGCTCGCATTGCGGCAAGAGGAAGGACCGCACACTGTTGTGGAACTGCGCGTTCTGCGGCGAGGAGAACGGGCCACTGCGGAATGTGTTTTGCGGGAAGTGCGGGAAGCGGAGGCAGGGGTAACAGGCTAAGCCCGCGTTTATTTGCGTTTGTGGCCTCGATGGAAATCTAGGCCTTTTGTTTTGGGGCGAGGACGGTTTGAAGGAATTCAACGTTTGCCCCACAATGTAACGCCATGACCACAAAACCGCTCAAGCCCCGCATCGGCGCCCTCCTTCCTACCCGCGGCCTTCTTATGGAGGGTCCACAACCTCATAACGCTGACCTTATCCTCAATATGGCCCGTGCCATCGAAAGCGCTGGACTCGATTCTCTATGGGTTGGCGACAGCCTCACCGCCAAGCCCCGCCTGGAACCCCTCTCCACTCTTGCGGCCCTGGCAGGCATCACCCGTCGAGTCCGCCTGGGCACCGCCGTAATGCTTGCCGCGCTGCGCCACCCTGTCTTATTGGCGCAGACAGCCGCAACGGTGGATCTCATCTCCGGGGGCAGGCTGGTCCTGGCGGTGGGCGCAGGCGGGGCCTTCAATGCCGAGCAGCAGAAGGAATGGCAGACCGCCGGTGTCAAAGCATCACAACGAGGCCGGCGACTGGAAGAGGCTATGGAGGTTGTGGGCCGCCTTGGAACTGAAGCCCGCGTCACCTTTCACGGCAAGCACTTCCACCTGCAGGACGTGGCCATGTCGCCGCGGCCCGTCCAGCCCGGCGGCATACCGCTTCTTTTTGCCTGCCACCTGCGCGCCGAGCGGCCCGCGCAGTTCGACCGGGCCGCCCGCATCGGCCATGGCTACATTACTATTTCCGAGAACCCGCAGGGCTTCGAAGAGATCGGGCGTCGAGTTAAGGAGCGCGCAGCGGTTCATGGCAAAAACTTCGATACTATGCAGAAGGTCATCTACATGACCGTCAACCTGAACCCGGACCGTCGACAGGCCCTCGACGAGTCCGACCGATATCTAAAGCTCTACTATGGGGTCAACATCTGGCGCGACCTCTGGGGTCCGTGGGGACACCCCGACCTCACCACCCAGCGCATCCGCGAATTTCTCCAGGCAGGCGCCACCACGGTCATAGTCCGGTTTGCCGCCTTCGACCAGGAGCGGCACCTGGACTCCTTCCTCCAAAACGTCTGGCCGAACTTCCGAAAATAAAGGAGGCTTAGCTCTTGTACCCTATAGACCTCTCCGGCAAAAACGCCATCATTTTCGGCGTGGCCAACGACCGCAGCATCGCCTGGCATGTCGCCGAGGCGCTACACAAGGCCGGCGCGCGCCTGGCTATCGCCTACCAGAACGAACGCCTCCTCAGCCGCGTTCAACGCCTCACCCAGGACATCCCCAACACCCTCCTCCTCGAATGCGACGTCTCCACAGACGCGGCCATCGAAGCCGTCTTCCAAAAGGCCGCCTCCGAATTAGGCAGCCTCCACGCCATGGTCCACAGCATCGCCTTCGCCCAGCGCGAGGACCTGGAGGGCGATTTCTCAAAGACCAGCCGCGGAGGTTTTCAAAAGGCCCTGGAAATCAGCGCATACTCGCTCATACCGCTGGTGCGCCATGCCGCGCCGCTGATGAAGGACGGCGGCAGCGTCGTCACCCTCACCTTCGAGGCCTCACAGCGCGTTTATCCCGGCTACAACGTTATGGGCGCCGCCAAGGCCGCCCTGGAAAACGAGGTCCGGCAGCTCGCCTACGAGTTCGGTCCTCGCAGCATCCGGGTCAACGCCGTTTCGGCCGGTCCTTTGGAGACGCTGGCTGCTCGCGGCATCCACGGCTTTCTGGATATGAAGAAGGTCCACGCCGAGCGGGCGCCCCTGCAGCGGAACATCACCCACGACGAGGTAGGCAAGGCCGCCCTCTTCCTCCTCAGCGACCTTGCCAGCGGCGTCACCGGCGCCGTTCTTCCCGTGGATGCCGGCTATCACATAATGGGCGTCTAAATCGCGCCTTCGACAGCCTGCCAAGCGGGAAAACCCCCATAAATTTTTTAGGGTTTTTACCCTGGTGTGGGGATGCTGAAGGCCCCAAACTAATACCTGCCGATCCACAGATGACCAATCAGGAATGGAGCCTTCCGTGAGCTTGAAAATCCTTGTTGCTGACGACGAAGCCAGTCAAAGAGAGATTATGAAAGCCTTCCTGGTGCACCTGGGCCATTCCGTTCTCCTGGCTGCCGACGGTGAAGAGGCGGTCCAGATGGCCCAGGAGTCGCGTCCTGACGCCGTGTTTTTGGACATGGTCATGCCAAGGATGAACGGGCTGGACGCTTGCCGCACTCTCAAAATCAACTCGGAGACTAAGGATGTCAAAGTTGTGATGCTGACCGCTATAGTGCAGCAGTCGGTGGTCAAGCTGGCTAAACAGAACGGCGCCGACGCGTATCTTGCTAAACCTATAGGCCTCCAGGATTTGGGCGGCATCCTTAATATTCTTTTCAAGTCAGTGGTGAAAACTCCAGCAGGTCAAAGGTCTTAACCAGCTCGCGACGCTCGCGGTATCTCTGAACTACCACGGCCAGCAGGTATTGTCTTTCGGTTTAGAGTGGCCCCTCGCGCTCTAATTACGCGAGTAATGTCGGTGGTAACTAGGCAGGCCCCGCTTCTCGCGCCGCCCTCCTCCCCGGCTCCGCCCCGTTCCCCGATACCCTGGCCCCCGGCTTCCCATTCACCCCAAAGTTCTTCCAGTACAGCTTCGCGTATACGCCCCCCAGCGCCAGCAACGACACATGGTTCCCCTCCTCCACAATCCGGCCCTGGTCCATAACGATAATCCGGTCCGCGTTCCGCACCGTGGATAGTCGATGCGCTATCACCAGCGCTGTACGGCCCTTAAGTACCCGGTTCAGCGCCTCCTGTATAAGCATTTCCGTGTAGCTGTCCACCGAGGCCGTCGCTTCGTCCATGATGATGATTCGAGGGTTAAAGGCCATGGCCCGCGCCAGGGCGATGAGCTGCCGTTGGCCGGCGCTCAGGTTCCCGCCTCGCTCTTCCACCGTGGCGTCGTAGCCGCCCTTCATACGCATAATGAAATCATGGGCGCCTACCGCCTGTGCCGCTCGTACCACCTGCTCGTCTGTGACGTCAGAGTGGCAAAACTTGATGTTGTCTTTTATAGTGCCCGAAAACAGGAACGGCTCCTGCACCACCGTTCCCATCTGGTTCACCAGGGACGTTCGGTCCACGTCCCGCACGTCGATGCCGTCAATTGTCACCCGGCCTCCCGTAACGTCGTACAGCCGCAGCATCAGCGACGCCAGAGTTGTTTTGCCCGCCCCTGTGGCTCCAACGACCGCGATTGTCTCCCCGGGACGAATCTTGAGGTTCACGCCTTTCAGGACCTCTATCCCTGGCACGTAGCTGAACCGCACGTCCTCAAAAGCCACCTCTCCCCGGATATGAGGCATCTTCTGGGCGTTGGGCTTGTCCACCACCGTGGGCGGGTCCGCCATCAGTTCGAAGATGTGCGACCCGGAGGTCATGGCCCTCTGCATCTGGGTATACTGCATGGTCAGATTGCGAATAGGCTCAAAGAAACGTTGGATATAGAGGGTAAAGGCTACCACTACGCCGACTTCCAGCGACCCGTCGATGACCATGAAGCCGCCGAAGATTATCGCCAGCGCAGTGGATATTCCCGACAGCACCTCCACCGAGGGCATCAGCGCCGCCGACAACCTACCCGCGTTCAGGTTGGCGTCCAGATGGTCGTTGTTCAGCTTGTCAAATTGCCGCAGGTTCTCATCCTCGCGGTTCAGGCTCTGGATCACCCGCATGCCTGATATATTTTCTTGCAGGTTCCCGTTTACAATCGCCAGCGTACGCCTCACCCGCATAAATCTAGGCCAGGAGTTCACTTGCCACTTGCCCGCGATTAGCAGAAGCACCGGCAGCACCGACATGGTTATCAGTCCCAGCTTCCAGTCCATCAGCACCATAGCCGCCACTATAGCCACCAGCGTCAGCACGTCGGCGATGGTGATGGCGATCTGCGATAGGAACTCCTGCACCTGACCCACATCGTTCTGGATGCGGGACATGATCCGGCCCATCTCTTCCCGGTCGTAATAGCTCATGGACTGGGCCTGCAAATGGGCAAACATATCGTCCCTAAGGTCCACAAGAACACTTTGAGATACCCGGGCCATGGCGACTTGATGCACGTAGTTCGACACATAATTGATGGCTATGTTGCCGAAAAACAACATCACCCAGAAGGTCAGGCCGGAGGCACTCCTGGCATAGAGCGCCTGGTTTATGGCGCGCTCCACAATCCACGGGGTCGCCACTACCGTGGCCACGTATATCAAAAGCGTAGCGAGGCTCAGAACCACCAGCGGCTTGTACGGCGACGCGTAGCTGAGCAGGCGCAGCAGTATGCGGTAGTCTCGCATGCCGCCGCGCCGTTCGTCGATGGCATCCGCGCGGGTCAGCACCCGCCATCCGCCTCCGCCGCCACCCATCATAGCGGGCGCACGCTCCTATTTGGATTAGTTGTTCCCGTCATCGCTTATGGAAGCCTCCAGCAGCACCTGCTCCGACGGCAGTATCTGCAATTCGTAAATCTGCTTGTAGAACCCCTCGCGGCTGATCAGGTCGTTGTGGGCACCCCGCTCCACTATCTCCCCGTCCTTCAGCACCAGAATCTGGTCCGCCAGCCTCACGCTGCTCACCCGGTGGGCGATGATAAATGTAGTGCGGCGCTTCATCACTTCTTCCAGCGCTTTCCGAATCATCCCCTCCGTCTCCACGTCCACGCTGGATGTCGAATCGTCGAGAATCAACACCGGCGGGTCCAGCAAGAGTGTCCGAGCAATGGCCAGCCGCTGGCGCTGCCCGCCCGATAGCGTCACCCCCCGCTCGCCCACCAGCGTCTCATACCCCTGGGGCAGCGACTCGATGAACTGATGCAGCTGCGCAGCTTTAGATGCCTCAATGATCTTTTCTAGGGTGGCGTTGCTGGCGCCGTAGGCGATGTTCTCTTTGACGCTGGCGTGGAACAGGAACACGTCCTGGAACACCATCCCCACATTCCGCCGCAAGGACTCCAGGGTCACGCCCCGAATATCCATGCCATCGATGGTGATGCGGCCCGTCGTGGGGTCGTAGAAACGCGGTATCAGGTTCACAATCGTCGTCTTGCCACTGCCGGCGGCGCCAAGTATCGCCACCTTCTCACCAGGCTTGGCCGTGAAGCTGATGTTTTTTAACGCCGACTGGGCCGGGTTGTATCCAAAGGACACGCCATCGAACCTCACCTCGCCCTTCACACCGGCCATCTCCTTGGACACGTCCTCGTCGTCCACCGGCGACTGGGAGTCCAGCAACTCGAAGACACGTTCTCCCGAGGACAGCGCCCTGGAGAAGGTGTTCACGGCCATGCCCAGCATCCTCACCGGCATCACCAGCA
It encodes the following:
- a CDS encoding response regulator, with amino-acid sequence MEPSVSLKILVADDEASQREIMKAFLVHLGHSVLLAADGEEAVQMAQESRPDAVFLDMVMPRMNGLDACRTLKINSETKDVKVVMLTAIVQQSVVKLAKQNGADAYLAKPIGLQDLGGILNILFKSVVKTPAGQRS
- a CDS encoding amidohydrolase, which produces MALNKEELKRKACEAIEQRKPELLAVAKRILENPETGFHEFKTSKLVAEEFTKRGISHKSGLALTGVKGWIEGGAGPGPRVSIIGELDSLLVPEHSTSDPTTGAAHACGHHCQIGMMLGALAGLQAPEVLSQLSGRIVPFAVPAEEFVQVEKRMALRDEKRIEFLSGKQELIRLGEFDDVDMAIMCHTASDLGKKSFAVGGTSNAHVVKYIQFLGKGAHAGGSPHVGINALNAAAWSLMAIHANRETFPESETVRIHGIINRGGESVSAVPSDIRLEWRVRSGSPEAVAKNSERVDRCFKAGAMAVGGRVKITNIPGYMPLKHDSTLQRLFKENAERVVGHESVLQMPSTRNRGGSTDMGDLSQIMPACHPYTGGATGAGHSKEYTIKDYEAAVINPAKIMAMVAIDLLSEGAAGAKEALSGWRASMTKEQYLSFQRERAREVEFDGGRE
- a CDS encoding enoyl-ACP reductase, encoding MYPIDLSGKNAIIFGVANDRSIAWHVAEALHKAGARLAIAYQNERLLSRVQRLTQDIPNTLLLECDVSTDAAIEAVFQKAASELGSLHAMVHSIAFAQREDLEGDFSKTSRGGFQKALEISAYSLIPLVRHAAPLMKDGGSVVTLTFEASQRVYPGYNVMGAAKAALENEVRQLAYEFGPRSIRVNAVSAGPLETLAARGIHGFLDMKKVHAERAPLQRNITHDEVGKAALFLLSDLASGVTGAVLPVDAGYHIMGV
- a CDS encoding amidohydrolase; translated protein: MASKEHLKQRVSAAIDQHGEEIVRIAKTILEKPETGFREVRTSKLVSDAFKKMGIKHRSDLALTGVKGEVKGGSAGPSVAVLGELDSLIVSDHPHADRETHYAHACGHHCQIGMMLGAAYGLMDQDVLPSLAGRLVFMAVPAEEYIEIEWRDELRRVGKLEFLGGKPEMIGMGEFDDVDMALMCHTTSTTNEGKLCISHTNNGTIAKRIQFIGRVAHAGGAPHLGINALNAASLALMAIHTNRETFKDDDTIRVHPIITKGGEVVNAVPADVRMETFVRGANLEAILDANKKVDRALRAGAMAVGAQVKITTIPGYMPLRQDSLMMDMFKHNAVGLVGEKEIGHRRHGTGSTDMGDISQIMPAIHPYVGGATGLSHGSDYVVRDYNLAVVTAAKSLAMTVVDLLSEGAEGARQVMSKHKVAMTKEEYLKVMRGLSKEELFNPERMEG
- a CDS encoding glycerate kinase, with the protein product MKVLIAPQAFKGSLSGPQVAQAIQQGVLQVFPQAQCHLLPIADGGDGTLEALIHASGGRTFTSQATGPLSEPVEAHWGVMGDGKTAVIEMAQASGLVLVPQGRRDPRHTTTLGTGELIKEALDKGYRCFIIGIGGSATNDGGAGMASALGVRFLDKQGYELPPGGLPLATLDSIDVSNLHPVLGQARITVATDVTNPLCGPQGASAVYGPQKGATAPMVEALDKALQRYADVIKKSLGKDLAHRPGAGAAGGLGAGLMAFTGAELRSGIDIVCDALDLDRKLEGASLVITGEGRIDASTVFNKAPIGVARRAKAKGVPVIALAASLGEGYQEVYKHGIDAIACIADRPMPIRESIRRAHDLVAAAAERALHFLTILPPR
- a CDS encoding ABC transporter ATP-binding protein; protein product: MMGGGGGGWRVLTRADAIDERRGGMRDYRILLRLLSYASPYKPLVVLSLATLLIYVATVVATPWIVERAINQALYARSASGLTFWVMLFFGNIAINYVSNYVHQVAMARVSQSVLVDLRDDMFAHLQAQSMSYYDREEMGRIMSRIQNDVGQVQEFLSQIAITIADVLTLVAIVAAMVLMDWKLGLITMSVLPVLLLIAGKWQVNSWPRFMRVRRTLAIVNGNLQENISGMRVIQSLNREDENLRQFDKLNNDHLDANLNAGRLSAALMPSVEVLSGISTALAIIFGGFMVIDGSLEVGVVVAFTLYIQRFFEPIRNLTMQYTQMQRAMTSGSHIFELMADPPTVVDKPNAQKMPHIRGEVAFEDVRFSYVPGIEVLKGVNLKIRPGETIAVVGATGAGKTTLASLMLRLYDVTGGRVTIDGIDVRDVDRTSLVNQMGTVVQEPFLFSGTIKDNIKFCHSDVTDEQVVRAAQAVGAHDFIMRMKGGYDATVEERGGNLSAGQRQLIALARAMAFNPRIIIMDEATASVDSYTEMLIQEALNRVLKGRTALVIAHRLSTVRNADRIIVMDQGRIVEEGNHVSLLALGGVYAKLYWKNFGVNGKPGARVSGNGAEPGRRAAREAGPA
- a CDS encoding MFS transporter produces the protein SGHGAGWGSPVIVTGLAAAAGLMAGFIWWQTKARSPMLELALFRNRTFSIGATAGFISFLSGSSVWFLMPFYLQKVLGYNPGATGLIMVASAASMAVMGPIAGRLSDRYGHKIFNVSGALMISAGLFMVTRLTEASSLGLVVPALVMHGLGNGMFQASNHSSMLGAVEPKRYGVASAFVNLNRNTASVTGIAIATTIVVVTMGNMGYEPSLDAVSEGGGVGVAHAFTVGLQRAYMMAGVVMLVGMVLTLFKGKQEEPTGKAAVAPVAGEKTAEAHGTSD
- a CDS encoding MFS transporter; the encoded protein is MPSSPISQKSDYKWLVFATVAMGSLLPSLDFGSVNIALPTIGDEFGKSITTVQWVTLGYVVVLSTMLLPMGRLSDVYGRKKVYILGFAVFASTSTLAGFSPSLWGIIGLKAASGVGTAMVMANGIAILTTTFPASERGKAVGSHMVILAVGTAMGPVIGGALVEAFGWRSVFFVNLPIAVAGIAAALALLDTDRLSMQGGAEHRGRLDGLGAALSGGAVLSILLGLGNGPRAGWASSEIVAALAIGTGLTGAFVWWERRTASPMLDLSIFQSRIFSVGPLTSFVCYVGAASVWFLMPFYLQGALGYSPGQAGLIMIANVGCTAVTGAMGGWLSDRYGQRRFITAGAAISGAGLFMMSRFSVDSGLGLIVSALALQGCGMGMFVSSNQSAVLGATAASKLGVASAYINLTRNLAQNTGVALATAVVAGTMASMGFEAKLEPGSGAQGAAGAFTEGLTRVYLVSACIFAAAVALTVMVWRQERGTREGDVAKQQMSESGSNPASGAAG
- a CDS encoding LLM class flavin-dependent oxidoreductase — encoded protein: MTTKPLKPRIGALLPTRGLLMEGPQPHNADLILNMARAIESAGLDSLWVGDSLTAKPRLEPLSTLAALAGITRRVRLGTAVMLAALRHPVLLAQTAATVDLISGGRLVLAVGAGGAFNAEQQKEWQTAGVKASQRGRRLEEAMEVVGRLGTEARVTFHGKHFHLQDVAMSPRPVQPGGIPLLFACHLRAERPAQFDRAARIGHGYITISENPQGFEEIGRRVKERAAVHGKNFDTMQKVIYMTVNLNPDRRQALDESDRYLKLYYGVNIWRDLWGPWGHPDLTTQRIREFLQAGATTVIVRFAAFDQERHLDSFLQNVWPNFRK